The window GGTTAACGACACACAGTAACCAAGTAATGAACAAACAGATATCTGAAAATTTAACAGTAATGATACAGGAATCTGATTGCAACGATAGAGGTGTCTCAAGTAATTAGTTAGTATATAAAACAACAAATGACAGAACaaaccgaaaatatatataaaggaaaCGAACCACCATATCCAAGGGACAGGGTTGTGAACTTACAATGTGAGGAAGATGATCCACAGTATTCATTGAAATATCATAATCTTCACCGTATACAACGGGATCAGCTTTCATCAAGCTTTCAAATAGGAGCATAAATGATGAAATCTGTCCTTTCAAGGAGTCTTGCTCTCCTTGGAGCTTCTCCACTTTCCTGTTGGATGTCATCACTTCCCACTGTAACTTTTCCAAAGCAGCTTGCTTGTCTGCAAGCTTAATCTGTGAAAAAGAACAGATGTTAATAACTTTAAATTCACAAAAAAGAGTTGCGTGTCTgcatcagagagagagagagagagagagagagtccgtGATGATATTCCAGTGTAGGCAAGTGGCTATATTGTGGTCTagattaaaccaaaagtaaaagagAAGATCCGAACATTATAGAAAATAATAAGGAACACAGATATCTGTTTCTGCATTAACACAAGTAATGTTTCAGACAATCGTGCCAATTTGGATAAAGATCAAAACTAATGTCACAGTAATATTACAACCACAGTTCACAAGTGCAAAATTCCAGATTGAATAATGTCATTAGTATCGCAATGAAATAAAATATCATGAGAATTCTCTAATCACCGCCAAGGCACCCAGTGATGCATGCATACCTTTGCATCAGAGAGTTGTTGCTTAACAGCCTTTATTACTGTGTCTTTTTCTGCAACTTGTTGCTTATATTCATTTAGTTTTGCTTGAACAGCATTCATTTGGTCCTTTGAGATCTCTGATGACTTTAAAAGTTCCTCCTTCTCTGCTACTTTCTTTTGTAAATCTTCCACTTGTACCCTTAATGTATCCAACTCTTCTTTTTCTGCTGCCGAAGCCCTTGAGGAAAAACTTGAAAAGCTGTCAGCATCAAGGCTGCCAGCATTTTTGCTTGAGTCCTTGTCTCCATGATCCCTCTTCTTTCTCGCGGGAATGGATTGAGCCGCATTCCTCCCTTTCTGTTCAACCTTTAGAAGATAAGAAGAGAGGAACATTAGGAACCCATTTGATGAATCatgcaaagaaacaaaattgatCGAAGTTAGAAATACAGAAGACTTTTATAACCCTTAAGAAAACTGAATTGACATACTAAGTAAGAGCTTTAGAATCAAAATGAAATCCCAAGGATGATTGGTAAAGGAAATTTGGCATCAATAATCCACCAAATCGAACGAACCTCTTAGATTTTGCATTACTTGTTTCCTCATAAGGAATATACAAACTAAACAAACcataaaggaaaataaattatttgAGGCCTTGGAACACTCTCAGATGTCAAATTCTTCGAACGACAACAATCGGTAGTCCAAACACCACCAATTTTACATTCCATCACGGTAAAAGCGAAACCTAGATAGTTTTTACTACAATTGGATTTACTGCAACTATAAAAGCACACAATTTTCCCTCATAAATCACAGTTAATTGTTTTCAAATTAATAAAGCTATCAAAACAATCCGAGTAGCAAGCATTACTTGTGTGCATAGTAACTGTAACAAAATTTAAAGAATGCCATTGTTCATCACAGAGATTAACAATCACAAGTTCCGAAAACCGAAACATCATACTTTTTTGGATAAGGATTCTCTTGAAGGTGTCTTGGTGTAGGCCACCGAACCCCGCCGCGTAAACGAACTGCTAGCTTTCCGATCCTGAAAGATTTTTTTCCATGAAATCGTGAAAGAAGCAAAAAAAATCACTAATTTCAAAATCCCCATTCCATTTTCTTCAAAACCCAATCAGAAACAAGCAAAGTAGCAACCTTTAAAACTACCCAATTCATCCCAAGTCCGCCAGTAACGGCTATTTTCCCcaattttctcggcaaccaaacacattggaaagaaaatcccagaaaGCCCTGAAATTCACAGTtcaagagacagagagagagagggattacGATGAGGGACTGGACGAGAGGCACGATCTCGACGAGGTCTTTGAAGAGGACGCGATCGAGATTGCTGTTGGTGGCGGTGGAGGAGTGAGCGAGTGAGGACTGAGTAGGGAGGTGAGTCGGGGACGAGTTGGCATCCCCGGAAAGCCACGATTTCGGGTCCCCGAAATTCCTCGAATTGTCTTGCGATTCCAGGAAGTGCTGCGGGTCGTACATCCTCCTTCTTccccgattttttttttctttctgaaaacaaaattcaaaaatctaAAGTTGCGGAGATAGAGTGGCACGGTCGGGGACAGCGTTTTCAAAAACAGTTTCCTTTTCGAACGATCGATTTCTCAACGAATGGTGCGTTTTACCAAAATGTCCTCTCTTTAACcaacaaaagaaattaaattgcAAACTTGgccaaaataaatatttttcaaatctcaATTGCTGAGTTGAGGAGTTTTTCGTTATGTGATCGATTTTTAGTTATTGTGTCgtcaaatttttataattatgttgttgatattttattgatttctataaattaaattgaaccGATTTAACGGCAAGCTCACATTTATATTTGGTGGTTCATTGAGTTTACAATTTGAAtaaaaaagtttgaatttttattaCAAACTTTTCAACACGTTTTTGGGAGTCTGAACGGCTTCAGATGCCCAAAATCAATTGTAAATGATAGCAAAGCAGTGAGTTTGAACTAGGACATTGCACTCTTTTTTGTAAGGTATTATGCTCCTCAACCAGAGCTCGGAaacccaatttataaattctcaTTGTGTATTACGTCTTTTATGTTGCCATATTGGTTAAATTCAatatttttcaactttaattatgCTTTCCATAAtttgaaacattttattttctttaattttcttcgTCAAAATTGATCCATATTTTGTCCTACATCAAAGATATATCATGAACTAGTTAAATTGATCCATTTTTAAGTTTAAAGTAATTAACTCTGTTCGGAGTTTCAAGTAATTAGGCAGGTACCGACTGCCAAGTGTTCAATTTTGGTGATTATTTATCTGAATTCTCAAGTAAttatttttcaagtattttttttttgttgttagaTTTTATAGCAAAGTCGCCTGCAGAAGATTGCTAATTCATGGGAAAATTCtatttattctttatttatttttcttttaaaatccacctgcttttattattcttttggTTTCATAAGTAACCACCTGTTTGGTTGCCAAGAAAATCCAGGTGAAAGGAGTAAATAGCAGATAATTGTACTTATTTAGTAGGACAGGTTGGTCTGtccccaagaaaaaaaaaaggaaaagaaaaaggagatgcCACCAAGGAAACATAATCTACAAGATTCGGTGTTTCATTCGTTTCTTGGACTTTGGATACATTTTTCATTTATACAAGCGATGCTCGAGATGAGAAAAGCACAGAACCTCGATGCAAATATAAATATTCGTAACCACTTGAGTTGTAAGCCCTTCCCATCACTGGCAGAGCCAGGTTAAAGGTTGCCCTGGGCTGTAACCCAAGTAGCTTtcggt is drawn from Malus domestica chromosome 14, GDT2T_hap1 and contains these coding sequences:
- the LOC103415304 gene encoding protein MICROTUBULE BINDING PROTEIN 2C: MYDPQHFLESQDNSRNFGDPKSWLSGDANSSPTHLPTQSSLAHSSTATNSNLDRVLFKDLVEIVPLVQSLIDRKASSSFTRRGSVAYTKTPSRESLSKKVEQKGRNAAQSIPARKKRDHGDKDSSKNAGSLDADSFSSFSSRASAAEKEELDTLRVQVEDLQKKVAEKEELLKSSEISKDQMNAVQAKLNEYKQQVAEKDTVIKAVKQQLSDAKIKLADKQAALEKLQWEVMTSNRKVEKLQGEQDSLKGQISSFMLLFESLMKADPVVYGEDYDISMNTVDHLPHIDDLDEAQMKKMEEARRAYIAAVAAAKEKQDEESIAAAASARLHLQSFVLT